In Sphingobacteriaceae bacterium, one genomic interval encodes:
- a CDS encoding cob(I)yrinic acid a,c-diamide adenosyltransferase: MSSKIYTKTGDKGLTSLLGGTRLPKHHVRIEAYGNVDELNSYVGLLRDCLEDEKTKNLLIDIQDRLFTIGAGLAADPVKNKMELPKIDEEDVLKLETAIDEMDKVVPPMKSFVLPGGHLHVSYCHITRCVCRRAERSVIHLTQTEKINELYIQYLNRLSDYFFMLSRWIAFSNKITELPWKPKK; this comes from the coding sequence ATGTCATCTAAAATTTACACCAAAACCGGCGACAAAGGCCTTACTTCCCTATTGGGCGGTACCCGTTTACCAAAACATCATGTAAGAATTGAAGCTTATGGAAATGTAGATGAATTGAATTCTTATGTAGGATTATTAAGAGATTGTTTAGAGGATGAAAAAACAAAAAATTTACTGATTGATATTCAAGATCGATTATTTACCATTGGCGCGGGTTTAGCTGCCGATCCCGTTAAGAATAAAATGGAATTACCTAAAATTGATGAAGAAGATGTATTAAAACTCGAAACTGCTATTGATGAAATGGACAAAGTAGTTCCACCCATGAAATCATTTGTGCTTCCGGGAGGACATTTGCATGTTTCCTATTGTCATATTACTCGTTGTGTTTGCAGAAGAGCAGAACGATCGGTTATACATCTTACTCAAACGGAAAAAATTAATGAATTATATATTCAATATTTAAATCGCCTATCTGATTATTTCTTTATGTTATCGCGATGGATAGCTTTTTCCAATAAAATAACTGAATTACCCTGGAAGCCAAAAAAATAA
- a CDS encoding hotdog fold thioesterase: MMDKDFFSQWLGIKILEVKTGFCKISMQVRKEMLNGFGIAHGGISYSFADSALAFASNSGGKKSVSIETSIAHIEPLHEGEEITAIAECVTESEKLGHYQITVYNAKQNKIALFKGMVYKTSKIWD; encoded by the coding sequence ATGATGGATAAAGACTTTTTTAGTCAGTGGTTGGGTATTAAAATTTTAGAAGTAAAAACGGGTTTTTGTAAAATTTCCATGCAAGTTCGCAAAGAAATGTTGAATGGATTTGGTATTGCTCATGGCGGAATAAGTTACAGTTTTGCAGATAGTGCATTAGCTTTTGCTTCAAACTCGGGAGGTAAAAAAAGCGTGAGTATAGAAACCTCCATTGCTCACATTGAGCCTCTGCATGAAGGAGAAGAAATAACCGCAATTGCCGAATGTGTTACAGAATCAGAAAAATTAGGGCATTATCAAATCACTGTATATAACGCTAAACAAAATAAAATCGCACTCTTTAAGGGTATGGTGTACAAAACTTCAAAAATTTGGGATTAA
- the pcaF gene encoding 3-oxoadipyl-CoA thiolase codes for MKQAYLINGVRTAIGNFGGTLSTVRTDDLAAFVLKELVNKNTGIDFSKVGDIILGCANQAGEDNRNVARMASLLAGIPHSVPGQTVNRLCASGLSASMDAARIIQSGNEELMISGGVENMTRGPWVMSKAGSAFGRDQQMFDSSFGWRFINPKMKEIYGVDSMGETAENVAEKYKINRNDQDQFAFWSQQKAAKAKKSGRFEKEIVSLSIPQKKGDAIVFSNDEFAKPDSALEKLASLKPAFKKDGTVTAGNASGLNDGAAALLLAGEQAIKDYHLKPLARIVSGTAVGVEPRIMGIGPVEAANKALRLAGLQMKDMGLIELNEAFAAQSLACTRAWGLADNDERINVNGGAIALGHPLGMSGARILNSAAIDLHIHNKKYALVTMCIGVGQGYAMIIEKC; via the coding sequence ATGAAACAGGCTTATTTAATTAATGGAGTAAGAACCGCAATCGGAAATTTTGGCGGAACTTTATCAACCGTAAGAACTGATGATTTAGCAGCCTTTGTATTAAAAGAATTAGTAAACAAAAATACAGGAATTGACTTTTCTAAAGTTGGGGATATAATTTTGGGTTGTGCAAATCAGGCCGGAGAAGATAATCGCAATGTGGCCAGAATGGCTTCGCTATTAGCGGGGATTCCACATTCGGTTCCGGGTCAAACCGTGAATCGTTTATGCGCAAGTGGTTTAAGCGCCAGTATGGATGCGGCAAGAATTATTCAAAGCGGAAATGAGGAATTGATGATTTCAGGTGGAGTTGAAAATATGACTCGCGGACCTTGGGTAATGAGCAAAGCAGGCAGTGCTTTCGGAAGAGATCAGCAAATGTTTGACAGTAGTTTCGGTTGGAGATTTATAAATCCTAAAATGAAAGAAATTTACGGAGTGGATTCTATGGGTGAAACCGCAGAAAACGTGGCCGAGAAATATAAAATTAATAGAAACGATCAGGATCAATTTGCATTTTGGAGTCAGCAAAAAGCAGCAAAAGCAAAAAAATCTGGCCGATTTGAAAAAGAAATTGTTTCCTTAAGTATACCTCAAAAAAAAGGTGATGCGATTGTTTTTTCAAATGATGAATTTGCAAAACCCGATTCTGCTTTAGAAAAACTTGCTTCATTAAAACCTGCGTTTAAAAAAGATGGAACCGTAACCGCCGGCAATGCCAGTGGATTAAACGATGGCGCAGCCGCTTTGCTTTTAGCAGGAGAACAAGCCATTAAAGATTATCATTTAAAACCCTTAGCAAGAATAGTATCCGGAACTGCAGTGGGTGTAGAGCCGCGTATTATGGGAATTGGTCCGGTAGAAGCAGCCAATAAAGCCCTTCGATTGGCCGGCTTACAAATGAAAGATATGGGTTTAATTGAATTAAATGAAGCATTCGCCGCACAAAGCTTAGCTTGTACCCGCGCCTGGGGATTAGCGGATAATGACGAAAGGATAAACGTGAATGGGGGAGCTATTGCATTAGGACATCCTTTAGGAATGAGCGGTGCCCGCATTTTAAATTCGGCAGCTATTGATTTACATATTCATAATAAAAAATATGCTTTAGTTACTATGTGCATCGGTGTGGGTCAGGGTTATGCCATGATCATCGAAAAATGCTAA
- the upp gene encoding uracil phosphoribosyltransferase — MMVHNLSQNPSILNQFLAEIRDKNIQKDPMRFRRNLERIGEICAYEISKTLKYDSQTTVTPLGESESKLIKEQPVIATILRAGLPLHFGILNFFDRAENAFISAYRRHHKDNTFEIALEYVASPDLNGKTLILCDPMLATGSSIVLTYKALLKRGVPAHTHLVSTICSKQGVEYVKANMPNTNFTLWCGAIDEELTAQAYIVPGLGDAGDLAFGSKI, encoded by the coding sequence ATTATGGTTCACAATCTTTCTCAAAACCCTTCTATACTTAATCAATTTCTTGCAGAAATAAGAGATAAAAACATTCAAAAAGATCCTATGCGATTCAGAAGAAATTTAGAAAGAATTGGTGAAATTTGCGCGTATGAAATCAGCAAAACTCTGAAATATGATTCGCAAACTACAGTAACTCCCTTAGGTGAATCAGAAAGTAAGTTAATTAAAGAACAACCGGTAATTGCAACTATACTAAGAGCCGGTTTGCCTTTACACTTTGGAATACTTAATTTTTTTGACAGAGCCGAAAACGCATTTATCAGTGCATACAGAAGACATCACAAGGATAACACTTTTGAAATTGCTTTGGAATATGTTGCCAGTCCTGATTTAAATGGCAAAACACTTATTCTTTGTGACCCCATGCTCGCAACGGGCTCTTCTATTGTATTAACTTACAAAGCGCTCTTAAAAAGAGGAGTGCCTGCGCACACCCATTTAGTTTCTACAATTTGTAGTAAGCAAGGTGTTGAGTATGTTAAAGCAAATATGCCAAACACTAATTTTACACTTTGGTGTGGCGCAATAGATGAGGAATTAACTGCGCAAGCTTATATTGTTCCCGGACTTGGAGATGCAGGAGATCTTGCATTTGGCAGCAAAATATAA
- the bshC gene encoding bacillithiol biosynthesis cysteine-adding enzyme BshC, producing MKNPVKIPLQHTRSVNALIADYLNKKSETESFYSFYPSLDGFRKAIASPIKKTIPQSILSEILLKQHGLVKNSTKESEENIRLLSKQNSFTITTGHQLCLNTGPLYFIYKIISVIRLSQILKKEFPLTNFIPVFWLAGEDHDFDEINHFNIYKKQLQWNIDAKGSVGHLNTNTLDAVFSDYQTLLGSTMHSDYLKSLFENSYLKHDNLKDAARFLVNNLFGEYGLVIVDGDDLAFKEAAMHLFTHDIKEKISHHEVQKTNEQLENLNYKVQVTPREINFFYASEQSRERIVYEDKKYRVLNTDKQFTDTEFFNHIADNPINISPNVVTRPLYQQFLLPNLAYVGGAGELAYWLQYKTMFEKHDLFFPVLVPRDSFTLVEEKTALKMEKLNLSPENIFSNEIDLEKQVIQSLPQYFELTEEKLKLQLLYTELKDKMKKFEPTLEGSVSAELQTVLKGIDNLQSKINKAVKLKSDGALNQLKNVLDKLFPERELQERTENFAQYYNEYGSDFFKVILTHSNPLDLSHKILILSKNKPL from the coding sequence ATGAAAAACCCTGTAAAAATTCCATTACAGCACACTCGTTCTGTAAATGCTTTGATTGCAGATTATCTCAATAAAAAATCAGAAACGGAATCCTTTTATTCATTTTATCCATCGCTTGATGGATTTAGAAAAGCGATTGCTTCCCCGATCAAAAAAACAATTCCACAAAGTATTCTTTCTGAAATTTTATTAAAACAACATGGCCTTGTTAAAAATTCTACAAAAGAAAGTGAAGAAAATATAAGATTGCTGAGTAAACAGAACAGTTTTACAATTACAACCGGCCATCAGTTATGTTTAAATACCGGTCCATTATATTTTATTTATAAAATAATTTCGGTAATTCGTCTATCTCAAATATTAAAAAAAGAATTTCCGCTTACAAATTTTATTCCCGTTTTTTGGCTTGCGGGTGAGGATCACGACTTTGATGAAATTAACCATTTCAATATTTATAAAAAACAATTACAATGGAATATCGATGCCAAAGGTTCAGTTGGTCATTTAAATACGAATACACTTGATGCGGTTTTTTCAGACTATCAAACATTATTAGGATCTACAATGCATTCTGATTATTTAAAGTCTCTATTTGAAAATTCCTATTTAAAACATGATAACCTGAAAGACGCTGCACGATTTCTGGTTAATAATTTATTCGGCGAGTATGGTTTAGTAATTGTGGATGGAGATGACTTAGCTTTTAAAGAAGCAGCAATGCATTTATTTACCCACGATATAAAAGAAAAAATTTCACATCATGAGGTGCAAAAAACCAATGAGCAGCTTGAGAATTTAAATTATAAAGTTCAGGTTACTCCAAGAGAGATAAATTTCTTTTATGCAAGTGAGCAAAGTAGGGAAAGAATTGTTTATGAAGATAAAAAATACCGGGTATTAAATACAGATAAACAATTTACGGATACTGAATTTTTTAATCATATAGCTGACAACCCAATCAATATAAGTCCCAATGTTGTAACCCGACCTTTGTATCAGCAATTTTTACTTCCGAATTTAGCCTATGTTGGAGGGGCGGGAGAATTAGCTTATTGGTTGCAGTACAAAACCATGTTTGAAAAACACGATTTATTTTTTCCGGTTTTGGTACCCAGAGATTCCTTTACTTTGGTGGAAGAAAAGACTGCTCTGAAAATGGAAAAATTAAATCTTTCTCCTGAAAATATTTTCTCTAATGAAATTGATTTAGAAAAACAAGTTATTCAATCCTTACCTCAATATTTTGAATTAACAGAAGAGAAGCTTAAACTCCAATTGCTGTATACGGAACTTAAGGATAAAATGAAAAAATTTGAACCCACCCTAGAAGGATCCGTTTCAGCTGAATTGCAAACTGTTTTAAAAGGCATTGATAATTTACAATCTAAAATTAACAAAGCCGTAAAGCTTAAATCAGACGGCGCGTTAAATCAATTGAAAAATGTATTAGATAAATTGTTTCCGGAAAGAGAACTTCAAGAGCGCACAGAGAATTTTGCGCAGTATTATAATGAGTATGGAAGCGACTTTTTTAAAGTAATTTTAACTCATTCGAACCCACTCGATTTAAGCCATAAAATATTGATTTTATCAAAAAACAAGCCCTTGTAA
- a CDS encoding T9SS type A sorting domain-containing protein: MKKLLLLLSISFYLNANAQTLVMTKAVFEPVIGDTSRAYIVDTSYYTNGLNVSQTGANTVWTYSNLAATGNSISSAYVDPSSIPASTNYPGCTIVQNQGLLNTFYKSVTSPSTQTEFQGVNSTSITMNFSNTAVSMRYPFTYQDVITDNFSGAFTFSLSGSASGNATVVADGHGTLILPNGVTFNNVLRLKSTQITNFNALIITGSIRQTMYSWYDASQKFPILSINYQTMSITGAGSPTVSAQVIGNKNNFVIGVNENNLDQAQITFFPNPVSDELNIDFIAAEVKNISIYNAQGKLIVQYLDTKKINCENMANGIYIAEIKTNKGIIHKKFIKH, translated from the coding sequence ATGAAAAAACTTCTACTTCTACTTTCCATTTCGTTTTATTTGAATGCCAATGCGCAAACATTGGTTATGACAAAAGCGGTTTTCGAACCCGTTATTGGTGATACCAGCAGAGCATATATTGTTGATACGAGTTATTATACCAATGGATTAAATGTTAGTCAAACAGGAGCCAACACTGTTTGGACTTACTCCAATTTAGCAGCAACCGGCAACAGTATTAGTTCGGCCTATGTAGATCCGTCCTCTATTCCTGCGTCAACTAACTACCCGGGATGTACCATAGTTCAAAATCAAGGCTTATTAAACACCTTTTATAAATCGGTAACTAGTCCGTCAACGCAAACAGAATTTCAAGGGGTAAACTCTACATCGATAACAATGAACTTCAGTAATACAGCCGTATCCATGCGTTACCCTTTTACTTATCAAGATGTAATTACCGATAACTTCAGCGGGGCATTTACTTTTTCTTTAAGCGGGAGCGCCAGTGGAAATGCTACTGTTGTGGCCGATGGACATGGAACTTTAATTTTACCCAACGGCGTTACCTTTAACAATGTATTACGATTAAAGAGCACTCAAATTACCAATTTCAATGCGCTTATCATCACGGGATCAATCCGTCAAACCATGTATAGTTGGTACGATGCTTCACAAAAATTTCCAATTCTCAGTATCAATTACCAAACCATGAGTATAACCGGAGCCGGATCACCAACAGTTTCTGCCCAGGTTATTGGTAATAAAAATAATTTCGTAATTGGCGTGAATGAAAATAACTTAGATCAGGCCCAAATAACTTTTTTTCCAAATCCGGTAAGTGATGAACTGAACATTGATTTTATAGCCGCCGAAGTGAAAAATATTTCTATTTATAATGCACAAGGAAAATTAATTGTTCAGTATCTCGATACGAAAAAAATAAATTGCGAAAACATGGCTAACGGAATTTATATTGCGGAAATAAAAACTAACAAAGGAATTATTCATAAAAAATTTATTAAACACTAA
- a CDS encoding T9SS type A sorting domain-containing protein, with protein MKKIYLTLCSVLLCAISNAQTLTALANEPSQGDVNSKKKYDSVGVVPKNTGAGLNWDFGAFTQTTVNAISTYSNAGSIPSASNFPGSTLVELQGADKLFWKSVASPTPQFELLGMEQVSGVVLSYTNSAKVIEWPVAMGYSVTDFYSGTLSVGGNTGTVDGTITTQATGTGSLNLPGNFPMNNILQIKMTQTLQLLVPSFGYTNDINSTDYSYYQTGQKFPLVTVSYERETETIVTPTVNFTVKIHVNNAVLTGLNEKNFDATFQIFPNPAKDAFHVNLYNNSNEDSFIEIYSVTGKMEKKIILDNVSTIKTDISIRDLNPGVYLVKTTVGPRQSTRKLIVE; from the coding sequence ATGAAAAAAATCTACTTAACCTTATGTTCTGTATTGTTATGCGCGATAAGTAACGCACAAACATTAACTGCATTAGCTAATGAGCCAAGCCAAGGCGATGTAAATTCAAAAAAGAAATACGACTCTGTTGGAGTTGTTCCTAAAAATACCGGCGCTGGATTAAATTGGGATTTTGGCGCCTTCACTCAAACTACAGTAAACGCTATAAGCACATATTCCAACGCAGGTTCCATTCCAAGTGCAAGTAATTTTCCTGGCAGTACGCTTGTGGAATTACAAGGTGCAGATAAATTATTTTGGAAGTCTGTTGCTAGCCCTACGCCTCAATTTGAATTGTTAGGTATGGAGCAAGTTTCGGGTGTTGTACTTTCATATACTAACTCAGCAAAAGTTATAGAATGGCCCGTGGCCATGGGATATAGTGTTACGGACTTTTATTCAGGCACACTTAGCGTTGGAGGAAATACAGGAACCGTAGATGGAACGATTACCACACAAGCTACCGGAACAGGTTCATTAAATTTACCGGGTAACTTTCCAATGAATAATATACTTCAAATAAAAATGACGCAAACTTTACAACTTTTAGTTCCGTCGTTTGGTTACACCAATGATATTAATTCAACAGATTATTCGTACTATCAAACCGGACAAAAATTTCCGTTGGTAACCGTGAGCTATGAAAGAGAAACAGAAACCATAGTAACCCCTACAGTAAACTTTACGGTAAAAATACATGTAAATAACGCGGTGTTAACCGGATTAAATGAGAAAAATTTTGATGCAACATTTCAAATTTTTCCTAACCCGGCAAAAGACGCGTTTCATGTAAACCTATATAATAATTCAAATGAAGATAGCTTTATAGAAATATATAGTGTAACCGGAAAAATGGAAAAGAAAATTATATTAGATAATGTTTCAACCATAAAAACGGATATTTCTATTCGTGATTTAAACCCAGGTGTTTACCTGGTAAAAACCACCGTAGGTCCGCGTCAATCCACACGAAAATTAATTGTTGAGTAA
- a CDS encoding SCO family protein, producing MKSKLILNISTLIIAIFFLACGKSKEKKVLPVFGAKYVQQDDTVFHTIKNFSFTNQFNEAVTEQTVKNKIYVANFFFATCQSICPEMSKNLIDVQKAFANDDSVLILSHSVNPMHDSVEVLEAYANTYGALKNKWHLLTGDKKDIYALAANGYMVNAFEDDGSPEGFLHSEMFLLIDKKGRIRGMYDGTDHAEVLKLISDIELLKTESSDL from the coding sequence ATGAAATCAAAACTAATCCTTAATATCAGTACCCTAATTATTGCCATATTCTTTTTAGCTTGTGGCAAATCCAAAGAAAAAAAAGTACTACCTGTTTTTGGCGCCAAGTATGTTCAACAAGATGACACCGTTTTTCATACCATAAAAAACTTTTCTTTCACTAATCAATTTAATGAGGCCGTTACAGAACAAACGGTAAAAAATAAAATTTACGTGGCCAATTTCTTTTTTGCTACTTGTCAGAGTATTTGTCCGGAAATGAGTAAAAATTTGATTGATGTACAAAAAGCATTTGCGAATGATGATTCTGTTTTAATTCTATCTCACAGTGTAAATCCTATGCACGACAGTGTTGAGGTACTTGAGGCCTATGCAAACACTTACGGGGCATTAAAAAATAAATGGCATTTACTTACCGGAGATAAAAAAGATATTTATGCACTTGCTGCCAACGGGTATATGGTAAATGCTTTTGAAGACGATGGAAGTCCGGAGGGGTTTTTACACAGTGAAATGTTTTTATTAATAGATAAAAAAGGCAGGATTCGTGGAATGTATGACGGCACAGATCATGCCGAAGTTTTAAAATTAATATCCGACATTGAGCTTTTGAAAACAGAAAGCAGTGATTTATAA
- a CDS encoding DUF5106 domain-containing protein: protein MNYKKYCTSVLLFFACSFYFGQGYEIKLNFKGNKDTVMYLVKYTWDQQYVADTAKKIKNGQVLFKGKKNLDKGVYTLVSQAKSVYFDFFINESSKFGINVSSDDIVNTLQSVGSKENEQFFSYIKFITNKNKELQKVKEQTKGMSQVDSAKFMMEKISMLNTEVRKFDSDFLEKTKGTFIHDVMNLKSEKEAKEIPLAKNGRPDSLFRYTYYKEHYFDGINFKDERLIHTPFFDDRIKRYFESVIVTHPDTAIVEIDRLLSKCTKDSLIYNSLIGFFTYKYEQSKIMGFDKVFVHMADKYIIPGNASKIYSAETVSKIKERVDILRGLLLDAKVSELYMIDTTYGKQVMKMGFDTAKTSKSVTDLYYKNLEKLTPMFKTLYSVEAKYTVLVFWASDCGHCQTEIPKLQENLNTIKGKIDFKVFSVQTKEDFEEWRKFIIKNKLEFINVFDPIHLNNLKERFDIYSTPVIYILDKEKKIKAKRLSADQVLDMLKLMDSHDKK, encoded by the coding sequence ATGAATTACAAAAAGTATTGCACTAGTGTTTTATTATTTTTCGCCTGTTCATTTTATTTCGGGCAAGGCTATGAAATCAAATTAAATTTTAAAGGGAACAAAGATACCGTAATGTATTTGGTAAAATACACCTGGGATCAGCAATACGTAGCAGATACGGCTAAAAAAATTAAAAACGGACAAGTACTTTTTAAAGGAAAGAAAAATTTAGACAAAGGTGTTTATACTTTAGTGAGTCAGGCTAAATCTGTTTATTTCGATTTTTTTATTAATGAGAGTTCAAAGTTCGGCATCAATGTTTCATCTGATGATATTGTGAATACCTTACAATCTGTAGGAAGTAAGGAGAATGAACAATTTTTCTCCTACATTAAATTCATTACCAATAAAAACAAGGAATTACAAAAAGTAAAGGAACAAACGAAAGGGATGAGTCAGGTTGATAGTGCTAAATTTATGATGGAGAAAATAAGCATGCTTAATACTGAAGTGAGGAAATTTGATTCTGATTTTTTAGAAAAAACAAAAGGCACATTCATTCACGATGTGATGAATTTAAAATCAGAGAAAGAAGCAAAAGAAATTCCGCTTGCTAAAAACGGAAGGCCTGACAGTTTATTTCGGTATACTTATTATAAAGAACACTATTTTGATGGCATTAATTTTAAAGATGAGCGCTTAATTCATACTCCGTTTTTTGACGACAGAATCAAAAGGTATTTTGAGAGCGTTATTGTAACTCATCCCGATACAGCCATTGTTGAAATAGATCGCTTGTTAAGTAAATGCACCAAAGACAGTTTAATTTATAATAGTTTAATAGGATTTTTCACCTATAAGTATGAGCAAAGTAAAATAATGGGATTTGATAAAGTATTTGTTCATATGGCTGATAAATATATTATTCCGGGAAATGCCAGTAAAATTTATTCAGCCGAAACAGTTTCAAAAATAAAAGAACGCGTGGATATTTTAAGAGGATTGTTGTTAGATGCCAAAGTGAGCGAATTATATATGATTGACACTACTTATGGCAAGCAAGTAATGAAGATGGGATTTGATACGGCCAAAACAAGTAAGTCGGTTACTGATTTATATTATAAAAATCTGGAGAAATTAACTCCGATGTTTAAGACGCTATATTCGGTAGAGGCCAAGTATACGGTATTGGTTTTTTGGGCATCAGATTGCGGACATTGCCAAACTGAAATACCAAAGCTTCAGGAAAATTTGAATACTATTAAAGGAAAGATTGACTTTAAAGTGTTTTCAGTTCAAACTAAAGAAGATTTTGAGGAGTGGAGGAAATTTATAATTAAAAATAAATTAGAATTCATCAATGTGTTTGATCCCATTCACTTGAATAACTTAAAAGAAAGATTTGATATTTATTCAACTCCGGTTATATACATATTGGATAAAGAAAAGAAAATCAAAGCCAAACGTTTGAGTGCCGATCAGGTATTAGACATGCTCAAACTAATGGATTCACACGATAAGAAGTAA
- a CDS encoding AhpC/TSA family protein — translation MRTLFTTFILSFFVLFSKAQYDIKINFKGCKDTTVYLVTHLWQSNSIVDSCKKVKNGVIRFQGKKPLEKGFYILVNQEKNTTFFEFFVGEQQKFSINSEFENVKRSLKCTGSKENELYFEYERFFADKDAEFLGYINESKGKSKTDSAAFIAEKIKKLQEELKKFDPVFKEKIKGTLVEEFFAIKTEQQATDIPKASNGRPDSLYQYFWYKNHFWDGVNLASDFAIHTPHLDDKVKRYFEQVTVQHPDTAIKEIGYVMRKCKPGTLTFQMLLGHFTYKYETNKTMTFDRKGNSITYEKVFIYLVDSFIANGKAKGVYTDETVEKIKEKANNNRNILPGAVAPDIFVLDTTDGREIIKLRFDTCSNSSILTRYYEQHAARLSTMWKTLHQVNAKYTVLVFWASDCGHCKTEMPRLNDTLKTIKGKIDFKVFAVQTKDDFEPWRKFIIDNKLDFINVFDPVHINSYRTKYDVEATPVIFLLDKDKRIKAKKIGVPQVVELLEIFDKIEKENSKEK, via the coding sequence ATGAGAACTTTATTTACCACTTTTATCCTTTCCTTTTTTGTGCTGTTTAGTAAGGCGCAATACGACATTAAAATAAATTTTAAAGGCTGTAAAGACACAACAGTTTATTTGGTTACGCATTTATGGCAATCGAACAGCATTGTGGATTCCTGTAAAAAAGTAAAAAACGGTGTAATTCGTTTTCAGGGAAAAAAACCTTTGGAAAAAGGATTTTATATTTTAGTGAATCAGGAGAAGAACACTACTTTTTTTGAATTTTTTGTTGGGGAACAACAAAAGTTTTCTATTAACTCAGAATTTGAAAATGTAAAGAGGTCTTTGAAGTGTACCGGTAGTAAAGAAAATGAGTTGTATTTTGAATACGAGCGTTTTTTTGCTGACAAAGACGCTGAATTTTTAGGATATATCAATGAATCCAAAGGGAAAAGTAAAACCGATAGCGCCGCTTTTATCGCTGAAAAAATTAAAAAATTACAGGAAGAATTAAAAAAGTTTGATCCGGTTTTTAAAGAAAAAATTAAAGGAACTTTAGTAGAAGAATTTTTCGCTATTAAAACCGAGCAACAAGCAACGGATATACCAAAAGCATCTAACGGTAGACCGGATAGTTTATATCAATACTTTTGGTATAAAAATCATTTCTGGGATGGAGTAAATTTAGCTTCAGATTTTGCCATTCACACCCCTCATTTGGATGATAAGGTAAAAAGATATTTTGAGCAAGTAACCGTTCAGCATCCCGACACCGCAATCAAGGAAATTGGTTATGTAATGCGAAAATGTAAACCCGGAACTTTGACTTTTCAAATGTTATTGGGGCATTTCACATACAAATACGAAACCAATAAAACGATGACCTTTGACCGCAAAGGGAATTCTATAACGTATGAAAAAGTGTTTATTTATCTGGTTGATTCATTTATAGCCAACGGTAAAGCGAAGGGTGTATATACAGATGAAACCGTTGAGAAAATAAAAGAGAAGGCAAACAACAACCGGAATATATTACCAGGCGCAGTTGCCCCTGATATTTTTGTGCTCGATACCACGGATGGAAGGGAAATTATAAAATTGCGTTTTGATACCTGCAGCAATAGTTCAATTCTTACCCGCTACTATGAGCAACACGCTGCGCGATTATCTACCATGTGGAAAACATTGCATCAGGTAAATGCTAAATATACCGTATTGGTTTTTTGGGCTTCTGATTGCGGACATTGTAAAACAGAAATGCCACGCCTGAACGATACGCTTAAAACGATCAAAGGGAAAATTGATTTTAAAGTTTTTGCGGTTCAAACCAAAGATGATTTTGAGCCATGGCGTAAATTTATTATAGATAATAAGCTTGATTTTATAAACGTATTTGATCCGGTACATATTAACAGTTATCGCACTAAATATGATGTAGAGGCCACACCGGTAATATTTTTATTGGATAAAGATAAACGCATCAAAGCAAAAAAGATTGGTGTGCCGCAAGTTGTTGAACTATTAGAGATATTCGATAAAATAGAAAAAGAAAATTCAAAAGAAAAATAA